In the genome of Persephonella sp. KM09-Lau-8, one region contains:
- a CDS encoding SDR family NAD(P)-dependent oxidoreductase, producing the protein MEIKNKNILITGSAKRIGREIALHLGKVGANIIVHYRSSQKEAQEVVNTLKSFGVKAVALQADLEKTQDTLKLAQEAIKHFGHIDVLVNNASIYYPVELDKTTEEDLDRFYNVHVKSVFFLSREFGKIMYERKEGRIINISDYSALRPYKDYTAYTISKGAMLTLTRAFAKEFAPYVLVNAILPGPIVPAPEYEDMETPLKKTVLKKWAGEQEIAKAVEFLIKSDFVTGSFIPVEGGRLIC; encoded by the coding sequence ATGGAAATAAAAAATAAAAATATTTTGATAACAGGCAGTGCAAAAAGGATAGGAAGAGAAATAGCCCTTCATCTTGGAAAAGTAGGGGCAAATATAATTGTTCATTATAGAAGTTCCCAAAAAGAAGCACAGGAAGTAGTTAATACCCTTAAAAGTTTTGGTGTTAAAGCTGTTGCTCTTCAGGCAGACCTTGAAAAAACTCAGGACACCCTCAAACTTGCACAGGAAGCCATTAAACATTTTGGACATATAGATGTCCTTGTTAACAATGCCTCAATATACTATCCGGTGGAACTGGATAAAACCACAGAGGAAGATTTAGACAGGTTTTACAATGTCCACGTCAAATCTGTGTTTTTTCTCTCCAGAGAATTTGGAAAAATAATGTATGAAAGAAAAGAAGGGAGAATAATCAATATCTCCGATTATAGCGCCCTTAGACCTTATAAAGATTACACTGCTTACACAATATCAAAAGGTGCTATGCTAACCCTTACAAGAGCTTTTGCAAAAGAATTTGCTCCTTATGTTCTGGTAAATGCAATACTACCAGGGCCAATAGTCCCTGCTCCAGAATATGAAGACATGGAAACTCCACTGAAAAAAACAGTTCTCAAAAAATGGGCGGGCGAACAAGAAATAGCAAAAGCCGTTGAATTTTTAATAAAATCAGACTTTGTAACAGGCTCTTTCATACCAGTTGAAGGAGGAAGGTTAATTTGCTGA
- a CDS encoding MBL fold metallo-hydrolase gives MLKNTITFLGTGGGRVVVFRQIRHSGGMWLNLEGVNILIDPGPGSLVRIFEHGFDTRDIDIIVVSHRHLDHSADLNSVLESASESKKNPKDVLVAPIDVVEGEDPILLKYLKDSFSQYVQLNDQTDFEYKTIKIKGRIKHIHPGAETYGIEFHSGNKKVVYVPCGKFHEGMLEGYSENADLMIFNTTFPHRTEKYYHLSADDVELMLERYKPKKAVITHFSLAMLKEEPDKIAAKLQRKTNIPVIAAYDGMKIQI, from the coding sequence TTGCTGAAAAATACAATAACATTTTTAGGTACCGGTGGTGGCAGGGTTGTCGTTTTTAGACAGATAAGGCATTCAGGAGGAATGTGGCTTAATCTGGAAGGGGTTAATATTCTGATTGACCCGGGCCCTGGGAGCCTTGTAAGAATTTTTGAACATGGATTTGATACAAGAGACATAGACATAATAGTTGTATCCCATAGACATCTTGACCATTCTGCAGACCTTAACTCTGTTTTAGAATCTGCGTCGGAAAGCAAGAAAAACCCCAAAGACGTTCTTGTTGCTCCCATTGATGTTGTAGAAGGAGAAGACCCAATACTCCTGAAATATCTAAAAGATTCATTCTCCCAGTATGTTCAGCTTAACGATCAGACAGATTTTGAATATAAAACCATAAAAATAAAAGGCAGAATAAAACATATACATCCCGGTGCTGAAACCTACGGTATAGAGTTTCATTCTGGCAACAAAAAGGTTGTATATGTCCCATGTGGAAAATTTCATGAAGGAATGCTTGAAGGATATTCTGAAAATGCTGACCTGATGATTTTCAACACAACTTTTCCCCATAGAACAGAAAAGTATTATCATCTATCTGCTGATGACGTTGAACTAATGCTTGAAAGATATAAACCTAAAAAAGCCGTAATTACTCACTTTAGCCTTGCCATGCTAAAGGAAGAACCTGACAAAATTGCAGCAAAACTGCAGAGAAAAACAAATATTCCTGTTATAGCAGCCTACGATGGAATGAAGATACAAATTTAG
- the thiO gene encoding glycine oxidase ThiO has translation MKGIIIGGGIIGLSIARELHKNGYEVAIVENLKIGRGASWTAGGMLAPQAEGLEPGDFLDFCLDSRDMYSSFVRDIERDVHQEVGYWKCGILCPAFSEEEENELKERIEKYKQLELTGQWLDRKELEDIYPSLGKEIRGAALFPDDAQVDNRLLMIALEKYARSRGIELYEFTKAEEIVHLNGKFVGVKTNKNLVEGDFCVIAAGAWTDTLYKSHVFPIKGEMAAIDITSKDIDRVIFGSRAYLIPRKDYKRLVIGATEEMVGFKDGNTVKGLMQLFNGLKDTLPHLINKNIQETWFGYRPATPDFLPVIGKTDIKNLYVATGHYRNGILLAPATAKIMFDLIDKNIESFYLEKFSVKRFEK, from the coding sequence ATGAAAGGAATTATTATCGGTGGAGGAATTATCGGACTATCAATAGCCAGAGAACTTCATAAAAATGGATATGAAGTTGCGATTGTTGAAAATCTAAAAATAGGAAGAGGTGCTTCCTGGACAGCTGGAGGAATGCTGGCACCTCAGGCAGAAGGCCTTGAGCCTGGAGATTTCCTTGATTTTTGCCTTGATAGCAGAGATATGTATAGCAGCTTTGTAAGGGATATAGAAAGGGATGTTCATCAGGAAGTTGGATACTGGAAATGCGGAATACTATGCCCGGCATTTTCTGAAGAAGAAGAAAATGAGCTTAAAGAAAGAATTGAAAAATATAAGCAACTTGAATTAACAGGACAATGGCTGGATAGAAAAGAGTTGGAAGATATCTATCCCTCACTGGGAAAAGAAATCAGAGGAGCAGCCTTATTTCCTGATGATGCACAGGTAGATAATAGACTATTAATGATTGCTCTTGAAAAATATGCCCGCTCAAGGGGAATAGAACTTTATGAATTTACAAAAGCAGAGGAAATAGTTCATTTAAACGGTAAATTTGTAGGAGTAAAAACAAACAAAAATCTTGTTGAAGGGGATTTTTGCGTTATAGCGGCAGGTGCATGGACAGACACACTTTATAAAAGCCATGTATTTCCAATAAAAGGAGAGATGGCAGCCATTGATATTACCTCGAAAGACATTGATAGAGTTATTTTCGGTTCAAGAGCTTATTTAATACCAAGAAAGGACTACAAAAGGCTGGTAATAGGTGCAACTGAAGAGATGGTAGGATTTAAGGATGGTAATACAGTAAAAGGCCTTATGCAGCTATTTAATGGATTAAAAGATACACTGCCACATCTAATAAATAAAAATATTCAGGAAACATGGTTTGGATATAGACCGGCGACTCCTGACTTTTTACCGGTAATTGGGAAAACCGATATAAAAAATCTTTATGTGGCAACAGGACATTACAGAAATGGAATTCTCCTTGCTCCTGCAACTGCAAAAATAATGTTTGACCTTATAGATAAAAATATTGAAAGTTTTTATCTTGAAAAATTTTCTGTTAAGAGGTTTGAAAAATAA
- a CDS encoding aminotransferase class I/II-fold pyridoxal phosphate-dependent enzyme, with translation MGRLDKVKPFIVMDIVREAAKFEDTIHFEIGEPDLQPSAAVWEMAEKAVKDRLNHYTESLGLIQLREKISEFYLHKYGIEVSPSRIALTVGTSGAFLVAYSILLDDGDKIALPDPSYPCYKNFAHILDINPVLIPAGKETDYQLTVDALSEYKNIKAVHISSPANPIGNLYSEKNLKELAEYCEQNGIYFISDEIYHGLVYEGKEHTALEFSDRAIVINGFSKYFCMPGFRLGWIILPEELIRKAEIVMQNIFISPPTISQYAALGAFDYQHLEENRKIFLERRNFLYSQLKEIFEIDALPQGAFYIWANIEKYSSNSFKFARELLEKIHVAVTPGIDFGNYKTDKYIRFAYTRDINHMKEGIERLKEYLL, from the coding sequence ATGGGTAGGCTTGATAAAGTAAAACCTTTTATTGTTATGGATATAGTTCGAGAAGCTGCAAAATTTGAGGATACTATACATTTTGAAATAGGAGAGCCTGACCTTCAGCCTTCTGCAGCTGTGTGGGAGATGGCTGAAAAAGCCGTTAAAGACAGACTAAATCATTACACAGAAAGCTTAGGTCTAATTCAGCTAAGGGAAAAAATATCAGAATTTTACCTGCATAAATATGGTATTGAAGTATCACCTTCCAGAATAGCCCTTACAGTTGGGACTTCAGGTGCATTTCTTGTTGCTTATTCAATACTTCTTGACGACGGAGATAAAATAGCTTTACCTGACCCATCTTATCCATGCTACAAGAACTTTGCACATATCCTTGATATAAACCCTGTTTTAATTCCTGCCGGGAAAGAAACAGATTATCAGTTAACCGTTGACGCATTATCAGAATACAAAAATATAAAAGCAGTCCACATCTCTTCTCCTGCAAATCCAATTGGAAACTTATACTCAGAAAAAAATCTGAAAGAGCTTGCAGAATATTGTGAGCAAAATGGTATCTATTTTATCTCAGATGAAATATATCACGGACTTGTTTATGAAGGAAAAGAACATACAGCCCTTGAATTTTCAGACAGGGCAATTGTGATTAATGGATTTTCAAAATATTTCTGTATGCCTGGATTTAGGCTTGGATGGATAATACTCCCTGAAGAGCTTATTAGAAAAGCTGAAATAGTTATGCAAAATATTTTTATATCTCCACCGACTATAAGTCAGTATGCAGCTTTAGGGGCTTTTGATTATCAGCATTTGGAAGAAAACAGAAAAATTTTTCTTGAAAGAAGAAATTTCCTGTATTCACAGCTAAAAGAGATATTTGAGATAGACGCCCTTCCTCAGGGTGCATTTTATATCTGGGCAAATATAGAAAAATATTCTTCTAACTCTTTTAAATTTGCCAGAGAATTACTGGAAAAAATCCATGTGGCAGTCACTCCCGGGATAGACTTTGGTAATTACAAAACAGATAAATACATAAGATTTGCATACACCAGAGATATAAATCACATGAAAGAAGGAATTGAAAGACTAAAAGAGTATTTACTTTAA